One window from the genome of Syntrophales bacterium encodes:
- a CDS encoding FAD-dependent oxidoreductase — protein sequence MANSYDVIVVGAGIAGLGVGAILAKEGKQKVLLLDRFPKFGGRMMSYDGYPGKGWRVEIGLHMVELGEKSSCNALNNRVGKTVQWAPFSDTVDIWNGEKFVSVAELVPMSKEDKIAFRDLMQKIATLKDTEIEAWDNRSLEEWLMENVPQAPVRELFTDLGMIMTTIPHAIDMAAGEVLYIARDNLLKTRQALQASYPIEGMEGITRGLAEVIRENGGEIKLNCDVQEVVIENKRAVGVRIPAKRHIYEEEYRIFETETIRADRVVCALPIYKLSNILDFNPASSPLPRWWVKRITDIQHEVTGLIGFMLGLSEPIVDPKRKCFMSALKTKHAGFPFQGFPASNFSPDVAPPGKQVVHTDMVVEHAEASDKFLRERLLAAHWEDLKDMFPGIENKVEWKFPYYVDGCDGLARQPGLVGNYKPGLVAPGIPNLYFAGDTYQGRGLAINSAALSGMKCADLILKELK from the coding sequence ATGGCGAATTCTTACGATGTGATCGTGGTAGGCGCCGGTATCGCCGGCCTGGGCGTCGGGGCGATCCTGGCGAAGGAGGGAAAGCAGAAGGTTCTGCTCCTGGACCGTTTCCCCAAGTTCGGCGGACGGATGATGAGTTACGACGGCTACCCAGGAAAGGGGTGGCGGGTGGAGATCGGCCTCCACATGGTGGAGCTGGGTGAAAAGTCCAGCTGCAACGCCCTGAACAACCGGGTCGGAAAGACCGTGCAGTGGGCGCCGTTCAGCGACACCGTGGACATCTGGAACGGCGAGAAGTTCGTCAGCGTGGCGGAGCTGGTTCCCATGTCGAAGGAGGACAAGATCGCCTTCCGGGACCTGATGCAGAAGATTGCCACCCTGAAGGACACCGAGATCGAGGCCTGGGACAACCGCTCCCTGGAGGAGTGGCTCATGGAGAACGTGCCGCAGGCGCCGGTGCGCGAGCTGTTCACCGACCTGGGCATGATCATGACCACGATCCCCCACGCCATCGACATGGCCGCCGGAGAGGTGCTTTACATCGCCCGGGACAACCTGCTGAAGACCCGCCAGGCCCTGCAGGCCAGCTATCCCATCGAGGGCATGGAAGGAATCACCCGCGGGCTCGCGGAGGTCATCCGGGAAAACGGCGGGGAGATCAAGCTGAACTGCGACGTCCAGGAAGTGGTCATCGAGAACAAGCGGGCCGTGGGCGTCCGGATCCCGGCGAAGCGCCACATCTACGAAGAGGAGTACCGGATCTTCGAGACCGAGACGATCCGGGCCGACCGGGTGGTCTGCGCCCTGCCCATCTACAAGCTGTCGAATATCCTCGATTTCAACCCGGCAAGCTCGCCGCTGCCCCGCTGGTGGGTGAAGCGGATCACCGACATCCAGCACGAAGTGACGGGGCTGATCGGCTTCATGCTGGGGCTTTCGGAGCCCATCGTGGACCCGAAGCGGAAATGCTTCATGTCGGCCCTCAAGACGAAGCATGCGGGCTTCCCCTTCCAGGGCTTCCCGGCCTCCAACTTCTCCCCCGACGTCGCCCCCCCGGGGAAGCAGGTCGTCCACACGGACATGGTGGTGGAGCATGCCGAGGCCTCGGACAAGTTCCTGCGGGAGCGGCTCCTGGCGGCCCACTGGGAGGACCTGAAGGACATGTTCCCCGGCATCGAGAACAAGGTGGAGTGGAAGTTCCCCTACTATGTCGACGGATGCGACGGCCTGGCCCGCCAGCCCGGCCTCGTGGGCAATTACAAGCCGGGCCTCGTGGCCCCGGGGATCCCGAACCTCTACTTTGCCGGCGACACCTATCAGGGACGCGGCCTGGCCATCAACAGCGCGGCCCTGAGCGGCATGAAGTGTGCGGACCTGATCCTGAAGGAACTGAAGTAG
- a CDS encoding Zn-ribbon domain-containing OB-fold protein yields the protein MSTENKASEPLQVMFTHAMPYEWSIGLYGSVFFQEIRKNRRFTGIRCPGCGLVYVPPRRVCGPCFRELTELVPLSDTGVITAFSVVNYPFIDPNTGKQRPIPYTYGYIQLDGADNIFSHLINETDLEKIKVGMKVRAVFKDPAEMQGNTQDVKYFEIIR from the coding sequence ATGTCAACGGAAAACAAAGCGAGCGAGCCGCTCCAGGTGATGTTTACCCATGCGATGCCGTACGAGTGGTCGATCGGGCTGTACGGGAGCGTATTTTTCCAGGAGATCAGGAAGAACCGGCGGTTCACGGGGATCAGGTGCCCCGGCTGCGGGCTGGTGTACGTGCCTCCGCGGCGGGTGTGCGGACCGTGCTTCCGGGAGCTGACGGAGCTGGTTCCGCTGTCGGACACGGGGGTGATCACGGCCTTTTCGGTGGTGAACTACCCGTTCATCGACCCGAACACGGGGAAGCAGCGTCCGATCCCGTACACCTACGGGTACATCCAGCTGGACGGGGCGGACAACATTTTTTCGCACCTGATCAACGAGACGGACCTGGAGAAGATCAAGGTGGGCATGAAGGTCCGGGCGGTCTTCAAGGACCCCGCGGAGATGCAGGGAAACACCCAGGACGTCAAGTACTTCGAGATCATCAGGTGA
- a CDS encoding thiolase family protein gives MKNENDVVIVSAVRTPFGRFDGVLRSILSIDLGVKVLQEVVRRIGLDPAKVDEVYYGTCIPAEYAIYTNVPARQITLLAGFPESNISLTIDRACCSSMTGMRLGYRAIKSGDAEVVIASGAENMGNVPLIASAAKARWGSRLGHIELEDVLFELGYGRKGFAPVATDAGHVSLEYGVTREMQDEWAVASHRKYFQAYASGKYKVGEELMPLEIPQKGKAPLVMDRDESPRENLNIEKMSSLKTVYGSPTVTAGNAPGLNSGASAIVLMSRRKADSLGLEVLGEVVACEAAAGTPKYMANVPAQAIEKMFARTGNRIDDVDVIEINEAFAAVTLVSLRLLAGKDPEKEKALQAKANVNGGAIAIGHPVGASGARIAMTMMYELRRRGGGLGVAAICGGLSQGEALLLKV, from the coding sequence ATGAAGAACGAAAACGACGTTGTCATTGTCAGCGCGGTTCGGACGCCCTTCGGGCGGTTCGACGGCGTTCTGCGCTCTATTTTGAGCATCGACCTGGGGGTCAAGGTGCTCCAGGAAGTCGTCCGCCGGATCGGCCTCGACCCGGCGAAGGTGGACGAGGTGTATTACGGAACCTGCATTCCCGCGGAATACGCCATTTACACGAACGTACCGGCCCGGCAGATCACGCTCCTGGCCGGGTTTCCGGAGAGCAACATCTCCCTGACCATCGACCGGGCCTGCTGCTCCTCCATGACGGGGATGCGCCTGGGCTACCGGGCCATCAAGTCGGGGGACGCGGAGGTGGTGATCGCCTCGGGGGCGGAGAACATGGGGAACGTTCCCCTGATCGCCAGTGCGGCCAAGGCGCGCTGGGGGAGCCGCCTGGGGCACATCGAGCTGGAAGACGTCCTGTTCGAGCTGGGTTACGGCCGGAAGGGGTTCGCCCCGGTGGCCACCGACGCGGGGCATGTCTCCCTGGAGTACGGGGTGACCCGGGAGATGCAGGACGAGTGGGCGGTGGCCAGCCACCGGAAGTATTTCCAGGCTTATGCGTCCGGGAAGTACAAGGTCGGGGAGGAGCTGATGCCCCTGGAGATTCCCCAGAAGGGCAAGGCGCCGCTGGTGATGGACCGGGACGAATCGCCCCGGGAGAACCTGAACATCGAGAAGATGTCGTCCCTGAAGACGGTTTACGGCAGTCCCACGGTCACGGCGGGGAACGCCCCGGGGCTCAACTCCGGTGCCTCGGCGATCGTGCTGATGTCGCGCCGGAAGGCCGATTCCCTGGGGCTGGAGGTCCTGGGGGAGGTGGTGGCATGCGAGGCCGCGGCGGGGACGCCGAAGTACATGGCCAACGTGCCGGCCCAGGCGATCGAAAAGATGTTCGCCCGGACGGGGAACCGGATCGACGACGTGGACGTGATCGAGATCAACGAGGCCTTCGCCGCGGTCACGCTGGTGTCGCTGCGTCTCCTGGCCGGGAAGGACCCGGAGAAGGAGAAGGCCCTGCAGGCGAAGGCGAACGTCAACGGCGGGGCCATCGCCATCGGGCACCCCGTCGGCGCCAGCGGCGCCCGGATCGCCATGACGATGATGTACGAACTGCGGCGTCGCGGCGGCGGCCTCGGCGTGGCGGCCATCTGCGGCGGCCTGTCCCAGGGAGAGGCGCTCTTGCTCAAGGTGTAA
- a CDS encoding thiolase family protein: protein MQKTAIVGMAQTRYERRKKDRIFADMVFDVTRGALEDAGLTIDDIDSVVTVSNDFYDGRTISGMAVGDASGGQDKNISTVSGDGTFGAFYGLMRVLSGYQATIVVAHYKGSEGSVPVTTNGMFDPIFQRHLGIDAISSSALQASAYMSRYGITEEEIAAVSVKNHGNARNNPYAQLPLSITVEDVLRSRKIADPLKLLDCCPVSDGAAAIIIANESVAAKAKAKPVWIKGVAHCCEDYLLGDRDLADPVALKEAAKRAYAMAGIANPLEEIDVAEVLEPFGYMEPLWLEGLGICGAGAGAKLAVRGVTAMGGKLPVNPSGGALSANPILVAGLARLIEASLQVRGEAGARQVPGAETALAQGYHGPCGQSQCVWIVSGKQ, encoded by the coding sequence ATGCAGAAAACGGCAATCGTCGGCATGGCGCAGACGAGATACGAGCGGAGGAAGAAGGACCGGATCTTCGCGGACATGGTGTTTGACGTGACGCGGGGAGCGCTGGAGGATGCGGGTCTGACGATCGACGACATCGACAGCGTGGTGACGGTCTCGAACGATTTTTACGACGGCCGGACGATCTCGGGGATGGCCGTCGGGGATGCCTCGGGCGGCCAGGACAAGAACATCTCGACGGTGTCGGGGGACGGGACGTTCGGGGCGTTTTACGGATTGATGCGGGTGTTGTCGGGGTACCAGGCGACGATTGTGGTGGCGCACTACAAGGGGAGCGAGGGGAGCGTTCCGGTCACGACGAACGGGATGTTCGACCCGATCTTCCAGCGCCACCTGGGGATCGACGCGATCTCATCGTCGGCGCTGCAGGCGAGCGCGTACATGAGCCGGTACGGGATCACGGAGGAGGAGATTGCCGCGGTGTCGGTGAAGAACCACGGGAACGCGCGGAACAATCCGTATGCGCAGCTGCCTTTGTCGATCACGGTGGAGGACGTGCTGCGGTCACGGAAGATCGCGGATCCGCTGAAGCTTCTGGACTGCTGCCCGGTGAGCGACGGGGCGGCGGCGATCATCATCGCGAACGAGTCGGTGGCGGCGAAGGCGAAGGCGAAACCGGTGTGGATCAAGGGGGTTGCGCACTGCTGCGAGGACTACCTTCTGGGGGACAGGGACCTGGCGGACCCGGTGGCGCTGAAGGAGGCGGCGAAGCGGGCGTACGCCATGGCGGGGATCGCGAATCCGCTGGAGGAGATCGACGTGGCGGAGGTCCTGGAGCCGTTCGGCTACATGGAGCCCTTGTGGCTGGAGGGTCTCGGGATTTGCGGGGCCGGGGCCGGCGCGAAGCTGGCGGTCCGGGGCGTGACGGCGATGGGCGGGAAGCTGCCGGTGAATCCGTCGGGCGGCGCGCTGTCGGCGAACCCGATCCTGGTGGCGGGCCTGGCCCGCCTGATCGAGGCGTCGCTGCAGGTTCGGGGCGAGGCGGGAGCGCGGCAGGTACCGGGCGCGGAGACGGCGCTGGCGCAGGGGTATCACGGACCCTGCGGGCAGAGCCAGTGCGTGTGGATCGTCAGCGGGAAGCAGTGA
- a CDS encoding enoyl-CoA hydratase-related protein, with protein sequence MNGKEVVLYEKQEAIAFLTFNRPEAMNALNTEVNLKLIELLGKAEDDPEVRVVLLKGAGDKAFVAGGDIKEMIDKDSMGARDYALAAKRVIDRIWNLKKPVIAAIQGFCLGGGLEYALACDLRTASEKARFAVPEINIGIMPGSAGTQRLARMIGITKAKQMCFTGDMIGAKEALDLGILNEVYPPDELLPKTIELAKKIASKSAPAITLIKSAINKGTQMDLESASMFEIDCFGLCFSTQEQKAGMQAFVGKKK encoded by the coding sequence ATGAACGGCAAGGAAGTAGTACTCTATGAAAAGCAGGAAGCTATCGCGTTTCTGACCTTCAACCGTCCGGAGGCGATGAACGCCCTCAACACGGAGGTGAACCTCAAGCTGATCGAGCTTCTCGGGAAGGCCGAGGACGACCCGGAGGTTCGGGTTGTCCTCCTGAAAGGGGCGGGCGACAAGGCCTTCGTCGCCGGGGGCGACATCAAGGAGATGATCGACAAGGACTCCATGGGAGCCCGCGACTATGCCCTGGCGGCCAAGAGGGTCATCGACCGGATCTGGAACCTGAAGAAGCCGGTGATTGCGGCGATCCAGGGATTCTGCCTGGGCGGCGGCCTGGAGTATGCCCTGGCCTGCGACCTCCGGACAGCCTCGGAGAAAGCCCGCTTCGCCGTCCCGGAGATCAACATCGGAATCATGCCCGGCAGCGCCGGCACGCAGCGGCTGGCCCGGATGATCGGCATCACCAAGGCCAAGCAGATGTGCTTCACGGGCGACATGATCGGAGCCAAAGAAGCGCTGGACCTGGGGATCCTCAACGAGGTGTACCCGCCGGACGAGCTCCTGCCGAAGACCATCGAGCTGGCGAAGAAGATCGCCTCCAAGAGCGCTCCGGCGATAACCCTCATCAAATCGGCCATCAACAAGGGGACCCAGATGGACCTCGAATCGGCGTCGATGTTCGAGATCGACTGCTTCGGCCTGTGCTTCTCGACGCAGGAGCAGAAGGCGGGGATGCAGGCCTTCGTCGGCAAAAAGAAATGA
- a CDS encoding acyl-CoA dehydrogenase family protein, which produces MYQEYFSEDHRIFRDSVRKFVEKEIKPHVEEWEEKEEFPLELYKKTADAGFLGLEYPEEYGGVPCDKFMVVAFIEEFIRHSGASGLYCGLYSHTIAMPPVRNLGTEEMRQQVLAPVLRGEKVASLGITEPNAGSDVASLRTRAVLDGDSYIVNGAKTFITSGCRANFVTTAVRTGGPGPKGVSLLLIDTSTPGFSVSKKIHKMGWHSSDTGELSFVDCRVPAKNIIGKEGEGFKGIMINFQNERLSLSVQAHATAQLALEESIKYAKAREAFGTTLTGFQVIRHKLVDMATKVEIAKEYNYRVAARMEAGMDVMREVSMGKNFSCEVCDKVVFDAVQIHGGYGYAREYVVERLYRDSRILSIGGGTTEIMKEIISRTI; this is translated from the coding sequence ATGTACCAGGAGTATTTCAGCGAGGATCACAGGATTTTCAGGGACAGCGTCCGCAAGTTCGTGGAGAAGGAGATCAAGCCCCATGTAGAGGAGTGGGAGGAAAAGGAAGAGTTTCCCCTGGAACTGTACAAGAAAACCGCAGATGCGGGCTTCCTGGGACTCGAGTACCCGGAGGAGTACGGCGGTGTACCCTGTGACAAGTTCATGGTGGTCGCCTTCATCGAGGAGTTCATCCGCCACAGCGGGGCCTCCGGGTTATATTGCGGCCTCTACAGCCATACCATCGCCATGCCGCCGGTCCGGAACCTGGGCACGGAGGAGATGAGGCAGCAGGTTCTGGCTCCTGTTCTGAGGGGTGAAAAAGTGGCTTCCCTGGGGATCACCGAGCCGAACGCCGGGTCGGACGTGGCGAGTCTCCGGACCCGGGCCGTCCTGGACGGGGATTCCTACATTGTCAACGGGGCGAAGACCTTCATCACCAGCGGCTGCCGGGCGAATTTCGTCACCACGGCGGTGCGGACGGGCGGACCCGGGCCGAAGGGCGTGAGCCTTCTCCTGATCGACACCTCCACGCCGGGTTTCAGCGTTTCCAAGAAGATTCACAAGATGGGCTGGCACAGCTCCGACACGGGCGAGCTGAGCTTCGTGGACTGCCGGGTTCCGGCGAAGAACATCATCGGAAAGGAAGGCGAGGGATTCAAGGGGATCATGATCAACTTCCAGAACGAGCGCCTCTCCCTGTCCGTTCAGGCCCATGCCACGGCCCAGCTGGCCCTGGAAGAATCCATCAAGTACGCCAAGGCCCGGGAGGCCTTCGGGACGACCCTGACGGGCTTCCAGGTCATCCGCCACAAGCTGGTGGACATGGCGACCAAGGTGGAGATCGCCAAGGAGTACAACTACCGCGTGGCCGCCCGGATGGAGGCGGGTATGGACGTCATGCGGGAGGTCTCCATGGGCAAGAACTTCTCCTGCGAGGTCTGCGACAAGGTGGTCTTCGATGCCGTTCAGATCCACGGCGGCTACGGATACGCACGGGAATACGTCGTCGAGCGGCTGTACCGCGATTCGCGGATCCTCAGCATCGGAGGCGGGACAACGGAAATCATGAAGGAGATCATCAGCCGGACCATCTGA
- a CDS encoding acetyl-CoA hydrolase/transferase C-terminal domain-containing protein: protein MYKTEWLYQYNKKLTTAEAAARAVCDDDFIMTPLCLGQPSTLIPDAIADRKDELQNIEWRWNLATRPYKMFQPEYRQTFKITSGFTGTPFILSQFQGLGYGPYAPVTVFSSLKQWTYYRKPDVIVAMVTPPDKDGFVNIGPDCMFSRALLEGQATSKGFVGGPRVLIGEVNDQYIPACGDTKLHISKFTHFVENSSALPAFPAAAPKDIHHKMAASVVSLLRDRDSIQIGIGAVPMLISDLIAHSDLKDLGLFTEMLPTGAPLWQEKGILTGKYKTFRPGEMSASFIGPVKDLFDFVKNNEDVKFFPGDVMNNPAVIGQEEQMVGINGALEVDMAGQVASLTLGNKMVSGYGGQSDFAMGCRLSRFGRMIIVMASYTKDKDGKLISRIVPNLSPGALVGTLACHVDYVVTENGIAGPLDGLSIDERAEALIKVAHPDLQEDLVKAAREKGLFK from the coding sequence ATGTATAAAACGGAATGGCTTTACCAGTACAATAAAAAGCTCACCACGGCGGAAGCGGCCGCCCGCGCGGTCTGTGACGACGATTTCATCATGACCCCCCTGTGCCTCGGCCAGCCGAGCACCCTGATCCCGGACGCCATCGCCGACCGGAAGGACGAGCTCCAGAACATCGAATGGCGGTGGAACCTGGCGACCCGGCCCTACAAGATGTTCCAGCCGGAATACCGCCAGACCTTCAAAATCACCTCCGGCTTCACGGGAACGCCCTTCATCCTGTCGCAGTTCCAGGGGCTGGGTTACGGCCCGTACGCCCCGGTCACCGTTTTCAGCTCGCTGAAGCAGTGGACCTATTACCGCAAACCCGACGTCATCGTCGCCATGGTGACGCCTCCGGACAAGGACGGCTTCGTCAATATCGGCCCCGACTGCATGTTTTCCCGGGCGCTCCTCGAGGGACAGGCCACCTCGAAAGGATTTGTCGGCGGTCCCCGGGTCCTCATCGGCGAAGTCAACGACCAGTACATCCCGGCCTGCGGGGACACCAAGCTGCACATCTCCAAGTTCACCCACTTCGTGGAGAATTCATCGGCGCTTCCCGCTTTTCCGGCGGCGGCCCCGAAAGACATACACCACAAGATGGCCGCGTCCGTGGTCAGCCTCCTGAGGGACCGCGACTCCATCCAGATCGGGATCGGCGCGGTTCCCATGCTGATCTCCGACCTCATTGCCCACTCGGACCTGAAGGACCTGGGGCTGTTCACGGAGATGCTCCCGACGGGCGCGCCGCTGTGGCAGGAGAAGGGAATCCTGACCGGGAAATACAAGACCTTCCGGCCGGGCGAGATGTCCGCCAGCTTCATCGGCCCGGTGAAGGACCTCTTCGATTTCGTGAAGAACAATGAAGACGTGAAGTTCTTCCCCGGCGACGTGATGAACAACCCGGCGGTCATCGGCCAGGAGGAGCAGATGGTCGGGATCAACGGGGCCCTGGAGGTCGACATGGCCGGCCAGGTGGCGTCGCTGACCCTCGGCAACAAGATGGTCTCCGGGTACGGCGGCCAGTCCGACTTTGCCATGGGATGCAGGCTCTCACGCTTCGGCCGCATGATCATCGTCATGGCTTCCTACACAAAGGACAAGGACGGCAAGCTGATCAGCCGGATCGTTCCGAACCTCTCGCCGGGCGCCCTGGTCGGGACCCTGGCGTGCCACGTGGACTACGTCGTCACGGAGAACGGCATCGCCGGTCCCCTGGATGGCCTGTCCATCGACGAGCGGGCGGAGGCCCTGATCAAGGTCGCCCATCCGGACCTGCAGGAGGACCTGGTCAAGGCCGCCAGGGAAAAAGGGCTGTTCAAATAG
- a CDS encoding Zn-ribbon domain-containing OB-fold protein produces the protein MSEWLKEVEPLTLKGQISVPYTWWAGETAGRFLKTLRDERKILGTRCGSCGRVYVPARKSCSRCFVDMDEWVELGNEGVIEAFTVVRYGHPVQPVEAPFAYALIKLDGSDVGFLHLVKKDLDKIGVGKRVKAVFKEDRTAHILDIDSFELT, from the coding sequence ATGTCTGAATGGTTGAAGGAAGTGGAGCCCCTGACCCTGAAGGGTCAGATTTCGGTCCCGTACACGTGGTGGGCCGGGGAGACGGCGGGGCGGTTTCTCAAGACGCTCCGGGACGAGCGGAAGATCCTGGGAACGCGGTGCGGGTCCTGCGGCAGGGTGTACGTTCCGGCGCGGAAGAGCTGCAGCCGCTGCTTTGTGGACATGGACGAGTGGGTTGAGCTTGGCAATGAGGGTGTGATCGAGGCCTTCACGGTCGTCCGGTACGGCCACCCGGTGCAGCCGGTGGAGGCACCGTTCGCCTATGCCCTGATCAAGCTGGACGGATCGGACGTGGGATTTCTGCACCTGGTCAAGAAGGACCTGGATAAGATCGGAGTCGGCAAAAGGGTGAAGGCGGTGTTTAAAGAGGATCGGACCGCTCACATCCTGGACATCGATTCCTTTGAATTGACGTAA